The stretch of DNA GCGCTCCCCGGGGTGACGGGGTCTCACCGGGATGGGTCGGCCGGGTTCGTCGGCGCTTGCCCTGCCCCGGGTGTGCTGACCTTCGGGCGATCCAGACGTGCCGAGCACCGGAGGCCCACCCCCACTACCTGCTGCCGTGGACCGCACCCTGCGTGCCCGACCGACACCGGGCTGGTGACCCGGCCATGCCCACCGGCACCGGGCTGGTGACCCGCGCACGTGCTGGCACCCGGCCCGGTCGTGCCCGAGGCCTCAGACTCCGGGCTCGGCCTCCGGCTCGACCTCGCTGATCTCGATGTTGTGGGCGATCGGCACCGACAGGGCCGAGCTGATCTCGTGTTCACCCGCGCAGCGAGGGCACGGCACGCTCTCGCCGGCCTCGTGCTCGCCGGGCACGATGCTCATCGCGTCGGTGCACCCGTCGCGGAACTCGACCACGGTCGCGTCGCTCAGCGCCAGGCCGTCCTCGATCCGGGGGTTGACGATGGGGAAGTGCTCGCTCATCACGCGTCCTCCTCGCTGTGTGCCTGGGGTGGTGCGGCTGGAACGCGGCGCTGCCTCAGCACGGCCCGGGTGGGCCCGTCAGGGGCGGCGAGGCTTGAGGTGCTGGCCCGCACGGGGTGGGATCGGCCGCCAGGCCGACGAGCGACAGCGAGCTCGTCCCACCCGTGCGGTGTCGGCGCCGGTCATCGCCGTGGACCCACCCGGGGTGTGCTGACCTCCGGGCGATCCAGCGGTACCACCCCAGGCCCGCGGCGAGGTCCGGGGTGCGTGGCGGGGCGGGCTCCCATCGGGCCCGGGTGCCGGTCAGGGCATGGGCAGCAGGGTGGCGCCCTCGCTCACCGCGGCCTGCTCGGTCAGCCGACGGAACTCGGCCCGGACGCCCGGGACGCGGGCCGGGTCACCGACCAACAGCGCCTCCAGCTCCGTGACCGGCCACCGGACCGTGACGCCGTGGCGGGCCAGGTAAAACGCGAGATACCGGATCTGCCACCGGTCACCGTGGTCGAGCCAGGCGTAGCCGAGTAGCTGCCACACCCACCGCGCGATCCGCGCGGGCTGATCGGCCCGCAGCACGGTCTTGACCTCCACCAAGGTGTCGCCGACCAGAAGATCCGCTTCCGCCCAGTGCGGGACCAGCACCGGCGAGGCGAAGCCGAGAGTCTGGCCGGAGCGCGGGTCACCGGCCCATCCTCGCCAGGTCGCGAGCGTGCCGGACGATTCGCCGAGTCGGACGAGCGCGGCGGTGTCCTCGACGACTGCCTGTGGTGCCAGCTCACGCAGCTGCTCCACCGTCGGTGCCGCGCTGGTCTCCACGATGTGCGCGAGGGCCGGCGGGGTAGTCCCGGACCGGTAGCGGTCCTCGCCGAGGGTCCATGCCGCGTAGGTACGCGCGAGCGCGGTCTCGGCACCGTGCGTCCCGACCGTCCCGGTCGGGGCGTGGCTGCTGTGAAAGACACGCCCGCGCTGGGCCAGCTCGGTGAAGACGGTGTCGCCGGCCCGTGGGCCGTGCGTGTCCGGGCGCGGCGCGAGCAGCGCCACGACGTCGCTGGGGGAGGGGCGCAGCCCGACCGCGACCTCGGTCAGATCGGGTTCCTGGGCGAGCACGGCCCGCTGGGCCGAGTAGGTGGCCGCGATCGCGTTGCTGGCCTGCGCCGAGACCACCTCGGCCGCGACCAGCCCGTACAGGGCCGCGTACGGGGCGGCGTCCTGCACCAGCGCGGCAAGCCGCGCACTGACCACCCCGCCCACCGTGGGCCAGTGCCCCGCCCCGACCCGGCCCGCCGGCCGCAGCACCGGCGCCGGGGCCGCGGCCGCGCGGATCCGGTCGACCACAGCACCGGTGCCGGGAAGATTCGTGGCACACCACCGCGCGAGCACGCCCTGCTGCAACTGCGAGCTCAGCGACATCACGCGCCTCCTGTACTGGACGACACCGATCGCTGCCGTCCGCGGGTCAGCTCCTGATCTCCTCACCGTCGTTGTCCGGATCTCCGATCTCAGAGCGCGGATCGTCGCGGTGGCCGATAGTTCGCGGGGCCTGCATGCCGTAGTTCATCCCACGGGTGACGGTGCGTTCGGCTTCGGCGCGGGTGAACCCGTCGATGCCGATGTGCGCGGCGGCAGCCTCGAGCAGGACGGCCTGGGCGTTGTCGGCGTCGAGTTCCCCGCCTCCGACGAGCTGACCGAACACCCGTGCGGCGTCGAGCAGGGTGATCTGGCGGCGGCCCTTCGCGGCGCGGGTGACCTTGTCGGTCTCGTCGCGCAGGATTGCGGCGATGTAGGCATTCGCGCGCTTGGTGGACAGGGCGCTGCGCGTCGTGGTCGGGCGCTGGGGTGCCGGTGGTGGGGTGAGCAGTGTGGCAAGCCAGGCGGGGAGAGCGGCGATCTGGCCGTGCTCGGCGACCAGGTAGGCGCCCTCGGGGCGGACGCTGCCGGCGCCGACGACGAACCCGCCGCCGGCGCGAGTGTCGATCAGTGGGCCGAGGCTGTGCCCGTGCCCGCCGTGGGTGTTGCGCAGCTGC from Pseudonocardia sp. C8 encodes:
- a CDS encoding bifunctional DNA primase/polymerase; the protein is MPRRARPRLDREVARLRRVALDAAAAGLYVFPVQPGGKLPAVPRHSAERCRRRGICAEGHQGWEQRATRDRAQICRWWSGDESARFNVGIACGPSGIVVIDLDTSTEPVADWGGATTGREVLDQLAARHGETLTDTYSVRTPTDGEHVYYRMPEGLQLRNTHGGHGHSLGPLIDTRAGGGFVVGAGSVRPEGAYLVAEHGQIAALPAWLATLLTPPPAPQRPTTTRSALSTKRANAYIAAILRDETDKVTRAAKGRRQITLLDAARVFGQLVGGGELDADNAQAVLLEAAAAHIGIDGFTRAEAERTVTRGMNYGMQAPRTIGHRDDPRSEIGDPDNDGEEIRS